One Triticum dicoccoides isolate Atlit2015 ecotype Zavitan chromosome 5B, WEW_v2.0, whole genome shotgun sequence genomic window carries:
- the LOC119305019 gene encoding G-type lectin S-receptor-like serine/threonine-protein kinase At2g19130 — MPPLYILLGLLLLYTPLWCFPAAAYEDSLTAGQALAVGDKLVSRNGKFALGFFQPAASGISKSSHNATSPSSSWYLGIWFNKIPVFTIVWVANRDQPITNPSVNLTQLKISSDGNLVIVNHAAKTKSVVWSTHIVNRKTSSINTTTSSSVVLLNSGNLALLVNGQEMLWQSFDYPTDIGLPGAKLGRNKVTGFSHQYISKKSLIDPGFGSYSIELKDTSGIVLMRRNNPLVKYLTYATTRSSSLIPTLKSLLDLNPRTKGLINPIYVDNNQEEYYTYTLLDESSTSMFVLLDISGQVKLNIWSQANQSWQTIYSEPADPCSPPATCGPFTVCNGISHPSCDCMESFSHKSPRDWEFEDRTGGCIRNTPLHCSTSGNNKNMTSSSDMFHPIAQVQLPYNPQIIDVATTQSKCEEACLGSCSCTAYSYSNSRCSVWHGELFSVNLNDGIDNNSEDVLYLRLAAKDLLPSFRKNKRKPNVGVVTAASIIGFGLLMLMLLLLIWRNKFKWCDLPLYGNQSSAGGIIAFRYTDLVSATKNFSEKLGGGGFGSVYKGMLSDSTITIAVKKLDGDRQGEKQFRAEVSSIGLIQHINLVKLIGFCCEGNQRLLVYEHMFNGSLDGHLFKKSNVDAAVLSWNTRYQITLGVARGLSYLHQSCRECIIHCDIKPENILLDASFVPKVADFGLAAFVGRDFSRILTSFRGTAGYLAPEWLTGVAITPKVDVYGFGMVLLEVISGRRNSSPEESYNTSSSSNQNVIYFPVQAISKLHGGDLKSLVDPRLHGDFNLEEAERVCKVAGWCIQDNELDRPTMSEVVRVLEGQQEIDVPPMPRLLAAVTEQSGAPTLM, encoded by the coding sequence ATGCCTCCCCTCTACATACTACTCGGGCTTCTCCTCTTGTACACTCCTCTTTGGTGCTTCCCTGCAGCTGCATATGAAGACTCTCTCACGGCAGGCCAAGCGCTCGCCGTCGGTGACAAGCTCGTCTCAAGAAACGGCAAGTTCGCCCTCGGCTTCTTCCAGCCAGCAGCAAGCGGCATCAGTAAGTCGTCCCACAATGCCACCTCCCCCAGCTCCAGCTGGTACCTTGGCATATGGTTCAACAAGATCCCAGTTTTCACTATCGTGTGGGTTGCTAATAGGGATCAGCCCATCACCAACCCTAGTGTCAACCTAACACAGCTCAAGATATCaagcgatggcaatcttgtcatcgTAAACCATGCCGCCAAAACTAAATCCGTTGTTTGGTCCACTCACATTGTCAATAGGAAAACCAGTAGCATAAACACCACCACCTCTAGCTCCGTCGTTCTCTTGAACAGTGGAAACCTTGCCCTACTCGTAAATGGCCAAGAGATGTTGTGGCAGAGCTTCGACTACCCAACAGATATCGGGCTTCCTGGTGCCAAGTTGGGCCGCAACAAGGTCACTGGTTTCAGTCACCAGTACATATCAAAAAAGAGTCTCATTGATCCGGGTTTTGGCTCATACAGCATTGAACTAAAAGACACCAGCGGGATTGTCCTCATGCGCCGCAACAACCCCCTGGTAAAGTATCTGACTTATGCAACCACAAGATCATCATCTTTGATACCAACACTCAAGTCATTACTAGATTTGAATCCTCGGACCAAAGGTTTGATTAATCCAATATATGTCGATAACAACCAAGAGGAGTACTACACATACACTTTACTGGATGAATCATCAACTTCCATGTTTGTCTTGCTAGACATCTCTGGTCAGGTCAAGCTGAATATTTGGTCACAAGCCAACCAGTCTTGGCAAACCATATATTCCGAGCCTGCAGATCCTTGCAGTCCGCCTGCTACATGCGGACCTTTCACGGTCTGCAATGGCATTTCACATCCATCCTGTGACTGTATGGAGAGCTTCTCCCATAAGTCACCGCGGGATTGGGAGTTTGAGGATCGAACAGGAGGATGCATCAGAAACACACCGTTACATTGCAGCACTAGTGGTAACAACAAAAACATGACAAGTTCATCAGACATGTTCCACCCCATTGCTCAAGTTCAATTGCCATACAACCCGCAAATAATAGATGTTGCTACCACTCAGAGCAAATGTGAAGAAGCTTGTCTCGGTTCCTGCTCCTGCACTGCTTATTCCTATAGCAATAGCAGATGCTCTGTCTGGCACGGGGAATTGTTTAGTGTAAATCTGAATGATGGCATTGATAATAATTCTGAAGATGTTCTTTACCTTCGCCTTGCCGCCAAAGATTTGCTGCCAAGtttcagaaaaaataaaagaaaaccaaaCGTCGGAGTTGTTACTGCTGCaagtattattggttttgggttacTGATGCTCATGCTATTGTTACTGATTTGGAGGAACAAATTCAAGTGGTGTGATTTGCCTTTATACGGCAATCAAAGTAGTGCTGGTGGAATTATAGCCTTCAGATACACTGACTTAGTTAGTGCCACTAAAAACTTCTCAGAAAAGcttggaggtggtggttttggttcTGTATACAAGGGAATGTTAAGTGACTCGACAATTACTATAGCAGTGAAAAAGCTTGATGGTGACCGTCAAGGAGAGAAGCAATTCAGGGCCGAGGTGAGCTCAATTGGACTGATCCAGCACATAAACCTAGTCAAATTGATTGGTTTCTGCTGCGAAGGCAACCAAAGATTACTTGTGTATGAACACATGTTTAATGGGTCTCTTGATGGTCATCTGTTTAAGAAGAGCAATGTTGATGCTGCCGTCCTAAGTTGGAACACCAGGTATCAGATAACCCTAGGAGTTGCTAGAGGATTATCATACTTGCATCAGAGTTGTCGTGAGTGCATCATACACTGCGATATTAAGCCGGAGAACATACTTCTGGATGCATCATTTGTTCCTAAAGTTGCAGATTTTGGGCTGGCAGCATTTGTGGGAAGGGATTTCAGCAGAATTCTGACTTCATTCAGAGGAACTGCAGGTTATCTTGCCCCAGAGTGGCTTACCGGAGTGGCAATCACACCGAAAGTTGACGTTTACGGCTTCGGCATGGTTCTGTTGGAAGTCATATCTGGAAGGAGGAATTCCTCGCCTGAAGAATCATACAACACTAGCAGCAGCAGTAACCAGAATGTTATATATTTCCCTGTTCAAGCCATCAGCAAGCTTCACGGCGGAGATTTGAAGAGTTTGGTGGATCCACGGTTACATGGTGACTTTAACTTGGAAGAGGCTGAAAGGGTTTGCAAAGTTGCAGGTTGGTGCATCCAAGATAATGAGTTGGATCGGCCGACAATGAGTGAAGTGGTCCGGGTTCTCGAGGGTCAACAGGAGATTGATGTGCCCCCAATGCCAAGATTGCTTGCAGCTGTAACGGAACAATCTGGTGCTCCAACTTTAATGTAA
- the LOC119308884 gene encoding uncharacterized protein LOC119308884, producing the protein MCDRRKGDTKSVQSPRCARVAEAAGGRTWSEPRVKWQGNAYSARGLCRQRAAGSTQAGAYRLALGARMPKINIVGKEEASGSLYGQLVLGEGVASSLDEQLTKEVQKAASAEKHRIAEEVASLLKLSVDINTTSKSSEKIIATLRAGAEYVGCDVQNCILVAGSKPNVIAAERIGMPCIVVRSSLTARAEFHSARAVMDGFGDTDLTVSKLLSKRWA; encoded by the exons ATGTGTGATCGAAGAAAGGGGGACACAAAGTCGGTGCAGTCTCCGAGGTGCGCAAGGGTGGCAGAAGCAGCTGGTGGCCGCACTTGGAGCGAGCCGCGCGTCAAGTGGCAGGGCAACGCCTATAGCGCACGAGGCTTGTGCAGGCAGCGGGCAGCGGGCAGCACACAGGCTGGCGCGTACAGGCTGGCACTTGGAGCGAGAATGCCAAAAATAAACATTGTTGGAAAAGAGGAGGCTTCAGGAAGCCTTTATGGGCAGCTTGTTCTTGGTGAAGGAGTTGCCTCCAGTTTGGATGAACAACTTACCAAGGAAGTACAAAAGG CAGCTTCTGCAGAGAAACACAGGATAGCAGAAGAGGTTGCATCACTTCTAAAACTCAGTGTTGACATTAACACGACATCTAAAAG TTCCGAGAAGATAATAGCCACGCTGCGAGCTGGGGCCGAATATGTGGGATGCGACGTGCAAAACTGCATCCTTGTAGCGGGCAGCAAGCCCAACGTCATCGCAGCCGAGCGCATTGGCATGCCGTGCATAGTTGTCCGAAGCAG CCTAACTGCGAGAGCAGAATTTCACTCCGCGAGGGCCGTCATGGATGGATTCGGTGACACGGACCTGACAGTATCGAAGCTACTGAGTAAGAGGTGGGCTTAA